In Aspergillus luchuensis IFO 4308 DNA, chromosome 1, nearly complete sequence, the following are encoded in one genomic region:
- a CDS encoding putative aquaglyceroporin (COG:G;~EggNog:ENOG410PN7S;~InterPro:IPR023271,IPR022357,IPR000425;~PFAM:PF00230;~TransMembrane:7 (o223-243i255-276o296-317i354-372o384-402i414-430o436-459i);~go_component: GO:0016020 - membrane [Evidence IEA];~go_function: GO:0015267 - channel activity [Evidence IEA];~go_process: GO:0055085 - transmembrane transport [Evidence IEA]) has product MVHPVRSLNKELDQVETESKDYRSSDSTEDSSKADQDEESPQREPRKGVSRNKSQGTQHSNFSRKKSHASHRTGVSQNQSYRSQPPATLRNQSYGSQAQFSLAGPNAYYGPVPHQGAYMHPEYQSFNPQYGNTQGDKPVWSLAQPLPHVVRDGMRYGALPEDRKEEREGGGRERPPPAAEEPPTDIPQTEEARQNGEEPQNEMGFFNKWSKIRYYLREPLGEWLGTTLAITLGLCGGLATYTSDQQAGSWMSQSACWGFSFMIGIYIVGGISGGHLNPAITISMSVWRGFPARRCVIYILAQLIGAITAGGIAYAIYHDAIVNLSVESNLPQSETTASQAFLTLPKQFVSPATAFFNEFLGTAILVGTIMALGDDTNAPPGAGMQAFIIGILITVLVLALGYNTGGAFNGPRDFGPRLVAVMAGWGGHLFKEYHAWWIWGPWVADIFGGLFGAFIYDLVVFTGGESPINYPPRRRKRALLIKEKNLRSKLRLGRRKIGDIERAVEENQD; this is encoded by the exons ATGGTGCACCCTGTTAGGTCTCTTAACAAGGAACTCGATC AGGTCGAGACCGAGTCGAAAGACTATCGATCTTCCGACTCAACGGAGGATTCCTCCAAAGCAGACCAAGATGAAGAGTCACCCCAAAGGGAGCCCAGAAAGGGCGTCTCTCGAAACAAGAGCCAAGGAACCCAGCATTCCAATTTTTCGCGAAAGAAAAGTCACGCCAGTCACCGCACTGGCGTATCCCAAAACCAGAGTTATCGGAGTCAACCTCCCGCTACCCTAAGAAACCAGAGCTATGGAAGTCAGGCACAATTCTCTTTGGCAGGTCCGAATGCGTATTACGGACCAGTCCCTCACCAGGGTGCCTACATGCATCCAGAGTATCAGTCATTCAATCCTCAGTATGGAAACACGCAAGGGGACAAGCCGGTCTGGAGCTTAGCGCAGCCGCTACCCCATGTTGTCCGAGATGGAATGCGGTATGGAGCCTTGCCAGAGGatcggaaggaagaaagagaaggaggaggacgagaacGCCCgcctccagcagcagaagagccTCCTACGGATATCCCGCAGACGGAGGAAGCTAGACAGAATGGCGAGGAGCCGCAGAACGAGATGGGATTTTTCAACAAATGGTCCAAAATCCGGTATTATCTGAGGGAACCATTGGGCGAGTGGTTGGGG ACAACCTTAGCCATCACTCTCGGCCTCTGCGGTGGGCTAGCAACCTATACATCGGACCAACAAGCCGGATCATGGATGAGCCAAAGCGCGTGCTGGGGCTTCAGCTTCATGATTGGCATTTACATTGTCGGTGGCATCTCTGGTGGCCACCTAAATCCTGCCATCACAATCTCCATGTCCGTCTGGCGAGGATTTCCCGCCCGTCGATGCGTAATCTACATCCTTGCTCAGCTGATCGGCGCCATCACCGCCGGCGGTATTGCCTACGCCATTTACCACGACGCCATCGTCAACCTCTCCGTTGAGAGCAACTTACCACAAAGCGAAACAACAGCCAGCCAAGCATTTCTCACTTTACCAAAACAATTCGTCAGCCCAGCTACTGCATTTTTCAACGAATTTCTAGGCAccgccatcctcgtcggaaCCATCATGGCCCTGGGTGACGACACCAACGCTCCCCCCGGAGCAGGTATGCAAGCattcatcatcggcatcctcatcactgTACTAGTCCTAGCATTGGGCTACAACACAGGCGG CGCATTCAACGGTCCCCGCGACTTCGGCCCCCGTCTCGTCGCCGTAATGGCCGGCTGGGGCGGACATCTCTTCAAAGAGTACCACGCCTGGTGGATCTGGGGCCCCTGGGTCGCCGACATCTTCGGAGGATTATTCGGCGCGTTCATCTACGACTTAGTTGTGTTCACCGGCGGCGAAAGCCCGATCAATTACCCGCCGAGGAGACGGAAGCGCGCTCTGctgatcaaggagaagaatctGCGGAGTAAGTTGCGCCTTGGGAGGCGGAAGATTGGGGATATTGAGagggcggtggaggagaatcAGGATTGA